The following is a genomic window from Sedimenticola thiotaurini.
GCCGGGGCAAAATCCCGCCCGAGGATATGCTTGATCTGCATGGACTCCGGGTGGTGGAAGCACGTCGGGAGCTGGCGGGCTTTCTGACCCATGCCATCCGCTATCGTCTACGGGTGGTGCAGATCATTCATGGCAAAGGCTACCGCTCGGAAGACCGCCAGCCGGTGTTGAAACAGAAAATCAACCAGTGGTTACGTCAGCGCCACGAAGTACTGGCCTTCTGTTCCGCGCCCCGGTTTGACGGGGGCACCGGTGCGGCCTATGTGCTGCTCTCGCGGAAAGGCTTCAGGGAAGAGGCGTCGCGATAGTCAACGCACTCCCGTAACAAGGCCGTGGCAAAACACCCTTTGGGCAGACGGAAATCGAGCTCCAGCAGGTCATCCCGCTGATTCCAGGTCAGATCACTTACTGCGATGCGCAGCGCACGCCGCTCCATCTGCAGTCCGAAACGCTCCAGTCCTTCACACCAGAACTGTTCCGGCTCCAGCAGTGCCGATTCCAGTGCCGCCACTTCTCCCGACACCATGCGCTCACCACGTCCCCACAGGGGACCGGAGAGATGGATATCCATACGCTCCAGGCGTTCCATGATCTCATCATCCGGGCTGGGCGCCGCAAAACTGCTGCGGGTACCGGCCAGCATCATCCGCTCTCCCTTCAGGGGTCGGTTCCAGTTGCCCGCCTCAACCCGGGCGGCCAGCACCTTGTTGAACAGCAGTGCGCGAACGGCGGAGAGGTAGAATCCCCGTTTGTCCCGTTTGACCCGTTTCAACTCCCCGTTGAACAGGGCGCGGGCGGATCGCAGGTTGGCATCATCCGTGCCGAACCGCTGCTCGCCAAAGTAGTTGGGAACCCCCTCCCGGCGAATGGTCTCCAGGGTGCTCTGTAACGCCTTAGTATCACCCTCCAGCGCCCTGATCCGGATTCTGAAGCGGTTGCCCTTGAGCGCACCAACCCGGAGTTTGCGACTATGCCGGACACTCTCAAGGACCTGGAATTCCGGCGACTCAAGCGCACTCCAATCGGGCTCCGGCTTACCCGCCAGGCGCACCGAGAACCACTGTCGGGTCAGGGCGTGTCGATCCTTCAAACCGGCATAACTGACATCCATCCGGGATACCCCGGCCAGACGGGCCAACTGGCCCGCTACCCAGGCGGTATTGCTGTTGCGCTTCTCCACATGCAGCAGCCGATGCTCCCCCTCACCATCCGGCTCCACCAGCGGGATCTCATCAACCATGAAGTCCTCGGGAATGGAACGGATAAGGCCGGAACACCGGGGGGTACCATTGGCGAAAGGCAGAAGCCTGTTGTCTTGTTCGGTCACGGGAAGTCCGGGTTGTTGGAAAGCGGTTATTCTAACCCAACGGGCAGGATATCGCTGAAGTGATCTGGATGATTCAGCCGGCCGGGAGCGACCGTTTGCCGGGCAGTTGCAGGACAAAGCGGGCCCCACTCCCGGGCACGTTTTCCACCCGCAGATCACCGCCATAGTTCTCCCTGATGATAAAGTAGGAGACCGACAACCCCAACCCGGTACCCACGCCGATCGGCTTGGTGGTGAAGAAGGGTTCGAAAATCCGCTTGGTCAGCTCTTCCGGGATACCCGGCCCGTTATCTTCCACCTCCACCCGGATGCGTTGGGAACCGCCCTTGATTCTGAGGATGAAACGGGGATCGGTCAGAGGCGGGCGGCACTCGGCCATCGCCTGGGCGCCGTTCTTGAGCAGATTGAGCAGCACCTGCTGTATATGGCTGGGCTCACACTCCACCGCACATAACTGCTCGTCATATTCACGTATGATCTGTATCTGTCTGAAGTCGAAACCATCTTCCAGGCGATAGTCATTCGCCGCCAGTTCAAGGGACTGCTCCATCAGATCGCGCATGTTGCAGTTTTCAAGGTGCCGGCTGCCCTTCCGGCTGAAACTGAGCATGTTATCGACAATTTTCGCAGCCCGTTTGCCAGACTCACGAATCCGCTCGATCATCTCGTAAACCTTACGCTCCGAGAGGTAGCGGGATACCGAGTCAATATTGGTACCACAGGCTTCAGCGGTCTTGATATTGGCCGCCAGATCGGGACTGATCCGGTTTTGCATAACCTGAACATTCTGCAGAATGCCGGCCAGCGGGTTGTTGATCTCATGGGCCATACCGGCCGCCAATCCACCAACCGAAAGCATCTTTTCCGATTGGATCATCATCTCTTCAATACGCACCCGCTCGGTCACATCATCGATCCGAATCACCGCCCCATCGATGCCGTTGGTGGTCAGCGGGTAGATAGTCACATCATAAAGCCGGGCCACCTCACCGGCACTGAACCGGAGCCGTTGATCATGCGAGGAGAGTCCCTTGTAGACGGCATCCTTGATATGCCCCATCTCCTGGGCCAACTGGGGGAACAGCTGCATCAGATCCTCACCCTCCGCCTCGGAGGCGCTCACCCCGGTGAGCTGCTCAGCCTGCCGGTTCCACTGAATGACACGACAAGCCACATCTACACAGATCAACGAGGAGGGCATGGAGTCCACCACGTTGGTGAGCAGGTTCCGTAACCGGTTAAGCTCCGCCTCGGACTCCTCCTGCTGCCAGATATGCTGTCGATACTCTTCAAAAACCCGGTTCCCCTTATCCACCAGCAGTCCGATCTCGTCATCCTGGTGACCAGATGGCATGGCAATCCTGACGTTGTACTCATCCCCGGGATTGATCGCCGCAAAGGATGCGGCGGTTTTCATTAACGGCTTGGTCAGGGTCAGATAAAACATGATGCTCAGGAGCAGCGCCAACACCAGCATCTGAATAATGCTGAACAGCAGAATCAACCGGGCACGATCAAAAAAACCCAGTGTCACCAGATAGGGATCGATCATTACAGAGATGCTACCCACTGGCTGAGCACGCTCGGACCACTCCAGCTCAAGCCGGTAGGCCTTGCTGTTACCCATCAGCAGATCAGCCAACTGGCGCAGCGGAAAGTCCACCCGGGGGCGATCGGCACTGGCCAGTTGCTTGCCCAGATCATCCTGGATCTCCACCTGAAACACCGGGGGATACTCAAACAGGCCATTGACCACCTGCCGGGCCAGGCTGTTATCCAGGTTATA
Proteins encoded in this region:
- a CDS encoding two-component system sensor histidine kinase NtrB, with the protein product MGIKRRHSLTYKQTLITVMTVFFIGLVISFYQIAVDLEREKRHVDEAVSQVLHVVESSAAQAAYNLDNSLARQVVNGLFEYPPVFQVEIQDDLGKQLASADRPRVDFPLRQLADLLMGNSKAYRLELEWSERAQPVGSISVMIDPYLVTLGFFDRARLILLFSIIQMLVLALLLSIMFYLTLTKPLMKTAASFAAINPGDEYNVRIAMPSGHQDDEIGLLVDKGNRVFEEYRQHIWQQEESEAELNRLRNLLTNVVDSMPSSLICVDVACRVIQWNRQAEQLTGVSASEAEGEDLMQLFPQLAQEMGHIKDAVYKGLSSHDQRLRFSAGEVARLYDVTIYPLTTNGIDGAVIRIDDVTERVRIEEMMIQSEKMLSVGGLAAGMAHEINNPLAGILQNVQVMQNRISPDLAANIKTAEACGTNIDSVSRYLSERKVYEMIERIRESGKRAAKIVDNMLSFSRKGSRHLENCNMRDLMEQSLELAANDYRLEDGFDFRQIQIIREYDEQLCAVECEPSHIQQVLLNLLKNGAQAMAECRPPLTDPRFILRIKGGSQRIRVEVEDNGPGIPEELTKRIFEPFFTTKPIGVGTGLGLSVSYFIIRENYGGDLRVENVPGSGARFVLQLPGKRSLPAG
- a CDS encoding Smr/MutS family protein; the encoded protein is MSDHEQKDGDDIDLLFQQAMEDAVPHQHDKTTPYKPGLKPVPLPPNPKATGDELSDEFIDLNIETGEELEFVRPGVQQRLFQDLRRGKIPPEDMLDLHGLRVVEARRELAGFLTHAIRYRLRVVQIIHGKGYRSEDRQPVLKQKINQWLRQRHEVLAFCSAPRFDGGTGAAYVLLSRKGFREEASR
- the truD gene encoding tRNA pseudouridine(13) synthase TruD; the protein is MTEQDNRLLPFANGTPRCSGLIRSIPEDFMVDEIPLVEPDGEGEHRLLHVEKRNSNTAWVAGQLARLAGVSRMDVSYAGLKDRHALTRQWFSVRLAGKPEPDWSALESPEFQVLESVRHSRKLRVGALKGNRFRIRIRALEGDTKALQSTLETIRREGVPNYFGEQRFGTDDANLRSARALFNGELKRVKRDKRGFYLSAVRALLFNKVLAARVEAGNWNRPLKGERMMLAGTRSSFAAPSPDDEIMERLERMDIHLSGPLWGRGERMVSGEVAALESALLEPEQFWCEGLERFGLQMERRALRIAVSDLTWNQRDDLLELDFRLPKGCFATALLRECVDYRDASSLKPFRESST